A stretch of the Engraulis encrasicolus isolate BLACKSEA-1 chromosome 19, IST_EnEncr_1.0, whole genome shotgun sequence genome encodes the following:
- the c19h1orf115 gene encoding required for drug-induced death protein 1 has translation MPSRKRGKGKTKRKSKSEDRSKIIESVDCHEEPTGTHCQSLERNADTDVSGNTNRKSKKSGNDKCSKKVHIAFLPDNYEPLTEDADFKAKAKEEESEKRRQKYKQFRKNVGKAVRFSWKCLVAGLQSFSAAYSTPLSAAATIIPEMHRPHPKA, from the exons ATGCCCTCGAGAAAACGTGGGAAAGGCAAAACAAAAAGGAAATCCAAATCAGAAGATCGTTCAAAAATAATTGAAAGCGTCGATTGCCATGAGGAACCAACCGGGACGCATTGCCAGTCGCTGGAAAGGAATGCTGATACTGACGTGTCCGGCAACACCAACAGAAAGTCCAAAAAATCTGGAAATGACAAATGTTCCAAGAAGGTTCACATCGCCTTCCTTCCAGACAACTACGAACCCCTGACAGAGGACGCTGACTTCAAAGCCAAGGCAAAGGAAGAAGAGTCGGAGAAAAGACGGCAGAAGTACAAACAATTCCGAAAG AATGTGGGCAAGGCGGTGCGATTCAGCTGGAAGTGTCTGGTTGCTGGCCTGCAAAGTTTCTCGGCTGCCTACTCCACGCCGCTCTCTGCGGCCGCCACCATCATCCCAGAGATGCACCGCCCCCACCCAAAGGCCTGA